A genome region from Arachis duranensis cultivar V14167 chromosome 6, aradu.V14167.gnm2.J7QH, whole genome shotgun sequence includes the following:
- the LOC107493372 gene encoding uncharacterized protein LOC107493372 isoform X1, translating to MVMKERDEELALFLEMRRKEKENEKNNLLFLQDSEELDLSNLESNRENSTISKIVSSVPPRKTGVEEFLNSENDKSDYDWLLSSPDAPLFPTLEKEPHMSVKSEAEIHKTHPTALKPRVSNIQVEPSSRTKSIIVTKNNVTMPGHGSSTTSNKKPSSSGPPSSASSRSSTPSGRSTLPSSTKTSRPSTPAAPSLRSSTPTTQSTSKGSTPTSRSSSTAPKASQRSATPNLRSSTPSRILGVSAPLTRPSSASKARPAAAKNPAQSRGISPSVKSRPWEPSQMPGFSLDAPPNLKTSLPERPASVTRSRPGAPSRPPSSSGEATSNEKPRRQSSAPSKGRPSTGSAYSGQTSLHALSGARFTDGDEDSPVVIGTKMVERVVNMRKLAPPKHVDHHSANNNSNGKSSSGSSGFGTTLSKKSLDMAMRHMDIRRSFQGNIRPHVTNIPASSMYSVRSGGSLKSKAAGVSDSPLATSSTASSEPSVISCDGSEVEESNFGS from the exons ATGGTGATGAAGGAGAGAGATGAGGAACTTGCCTTGTTCCTTGAGATGAggaggaaggagaaggagaatgaGAAGAACAACCTGCTCTTCCTCCAAGATTCTGAGGAACTTGATTTGTCCAATTTGg AATCCAACAGAGAGAACTCTACCATTTCTAAGATAGTATCTTCAGTGCCTCCTAGGAAGACTGGGGTTGAAGAGTTCTTGAATTCGGAGAATGATAAGTCTGATTATGATTG GCTTCTTTCTTCACCAGATGCTCCTCTTTTTCCAACTCTTGAAAAGGAACCACATATGTCAGTAAAAAGCGAGGCAGAGATTCATAAAACTCATCCAACGGCATTAAAGCCTAGG GTTTCTAATATCCAAGTAGAACCTAGTTCAAGAACCAAGTCCATTATAGTCACCAAGAATAATGTAACAATGCCAGGGCATGGTTCTTCCACCACTAGTAACAAAAAGCCTTCCTCATCTGGGCCTCCATCCTCGGCTTCCTCGAGGTCTTCAACGCCCTCTGGAAGGTCAACATTACCTTCTTCTACTAAAACCTCTAGGCCTTCCACAC CTGCAGCTCCATCACTGAGATCATCCACGCCTACTACCCAATCCACTTCCAAGGGCTCAACACCAACTTCAAGATCTTCTTCGACAGCTCCTAAGGCTTCTCAAAGATCAGCAACACCTAATCTTAGATCATCAACCCCATCAAGGATACTTGGTGTGTCTGCTCCTCTGACTAGGCCTTCTTCTGCTTCAAAAGCACGCCCTGCAGCTGCAAAGAATCCGGCTCAGTCGCGTGGTATCTCACCATCAGTTAAGTCTAGACCTTGGGAGCCTTCACAAATGCCTGGATTTTCTCTTGATGCTCCTCCGAATTTGAAAACATCGTTGCCTGAAAGGCCGGCTTCAGTCACGAGGAGTAGGCCTGGAGCACCTTCCAGACCACCATCATCTTCTGGCGAGGCTACCAGCAATGAAAAACCTAGAAGGCAGTCAAGCGCGCCGTCCAAGGGGCGGCCTTCAACCGGGTCTGCCTATAGTGGTCAGACCTCCTTGCATGCTTTGAGTGGAGCTCGTTTCACTGATGGCGATGAAGATAGCCCGGTTGTCATTGGGACAAAAATGGTTGAAAGAGTTGTGAACATGAGAAAATTGGCACCTCCTAAGCATGTTGATCATCACTCTGCCAACAACAATTCTAATGGAAAATCTTCCTCTGGTAGTTCTGGATTTGGAACTACACTCTCAAAGAAATCTTTGGATATGGCAATGAGGCATATG GATATAAGACGAAGCTTTCAGGGAAATATACGGCCACACGTGACAAACATTCCAGCCTCTTCCATGTACAGCGTGAGATCCGGTGGTTCCTTGAAGAGCAAGGCAGCTGGTGTTTCTGATTCTCCCCTTGCCACAAGCAGCACAGCGAGCTCTGAACCGAGTGTCATATCTTGTGACGGAAGCGAGGTTGAAGAGAGCAATTTTGGAAGCTAG
- the LOC107493372 gene encoding flocculation protein FLO11 isoform X2 — protein MVMKERDEELALFLEMRRKEKENEKNNLLFLQDSEELDLSNLESNRENSTISKIVSSVPPRKTGVEEFLNSENDKSDYDWLLSSPDAPLFPTLEKEPHMSVKSEAEIHKTHPTALKPRVSNIQVEPSSRTKSIIVTKNNVTMPGHGSSTTSNKKPSSSGPPSSASSRSSTPSGRSTLPSSTKTSRPSTPAAPSLRSSTPTTQSTSKGSTPTSRSSSTAPKASQRSATPNLRSSTPSRILGVSAPLTRPSSASKARPAAAKNPAQSRGISPSVKSRPWEPSQMPGFSLDAPPNLKTSLPERPASVTRSRPGAPSRPPSSSGEATSNEKPRRQSSAPSKGRPSTGSAYSGQTSLHALSGARFTDGDEDSPVVIGTKMVERVVNMRKLAPPKHVDHHSANNNSNGKSSSGSSGFGTTLSKKSLDMAMRHMFLFFLAGYKTKLSGKYTATRDKHSSLFHVQREIRWFLEEQGSWCF, from the exons ATGGTGATGAAGGAGAGAGATGAGGAACTTGCCTTGTTCCTTGAGATGAggaggaaggagaaggagaatgaGAAGAACAACCTGCTCTTCCTCCAAGATTCTGAGGAACTTGATTTGTCCAATTTGg AATCCAACAGAGAGAACTCTACCATTTCTAAGATAGTATCTTCAGTGCCTCCTAGGAAGACTGGGGTTGAAGAGTTCTTGAATTCGGAGAATGATAAGTCTGATTATGATTG GCTTCTTTCTTCACCAGATGCTCCTCTTTTTCCAACTCTTGAAAAGGAACCACATATGTCAGTAAAAAGCGAGGCAGAGATTCATAAAACTCATCCAACGGCATTAAAGCCTAGG GTTTCTAATATCCAAGTAGAACCTAGTTCAAGAACCAAGTCCATTATAGTCACCAAGAATAATGTAACAATGCCAGGGCATGGTTCTTCCACCACTAGTAACAAAAAGCCTTCCTCATCTGGGCCTCCATCCTCGGCTTCCTCGAGGTCTTCAACGCCCTCTGGAAGGTCAACATTACCTTCTTCTACTAAAACCTCTAGGCCTTCCACAC CTGCAGCTCCATCACTGAGATCATCCACGCCTACTACCCAATCCACTTCCAAGGGCTCAACACCAACTTCAAGATCTTCTTCGACAGCTCCTAAGGCTTCTCAAAGATCAGCAACACCTAATCTTAGATCATCAACCCCATCAAGGATACTTGGTGTGTCTGCTCCTCTGACTAGGCCTTCTTCTGCTTCAAAAGCACGCCCTGCAGCTGCAAAGAATCCGGCTCAGTCGCGTGGTATCTCACCATCAGTTAAGTCTAGACCTTGGGAGCCTTCACAAATGCCTGGATTTTCTCTTGATGCTCCTCCGAATTTGAAAACATCGTTGCCTGAAAGGCCGGCTTCAGTCACGAGGAGTAGGCCTGGAGCACCTTCCAGACCACCATCATCTTCTGGCGAGGCTACCAGCAATGAAAAACCTAGAAGGCAGTCAAGCGCGCCGTCCAAGGGGCGGCCTTCAACCGGGTCTGCCTATAGTGGTCAGACCTCCTTGCATGCTTTGAGTGGAGCTCGTTTCACTGATGGCGATGAAGATAGCCCGGTTGTCATTGGGACAAAAATGGTTGAAAGAGTTGTGAACATGAGAAAATTGGCACCTCCTAAGCATGTTGATCATCACTCTGCCAACAACAATTCTAATGGAAAATCTTCCTCTGGTAGTTCTGGATTTGGAACTACACTCTCAAAGAAATCTTTGGATATGGCAATGAGGCATATG tttcttttctttttggcaGGATATAAGACGAAGCTTTCAGGGAAATATACGGCCACACGTGACAAACATTCCAGCCTCTTCCATGTACAGCGTGAGATCCGGTGGTTCCTTGAAGAGCAAGGCAGCTGGTGTTTCTGA
- the LOC107493373 gene encoding protein yippee-like, producing the protein MARLSLVSLEGNFYSCKHCQTHFALADDIISKSFQCRHGKAYLFDKVVNVTLGEKEERNLITGVHTVVDIFCVACGSIVGWKYESACEKAQQYKEGKFILERFKVLGPDGSLYMEPQEPNAAGCDVDDVDLII; encoded by the exons ATGGCAAGGCTATCCTTGGTTAGTCTTGAAGGGAACTTCTATAGTTGCAAGCACTGCCAAACGCATTTTGCCCTTGCTGATGATATCATTTCCAAG tctttCCAATGCAGGCATGGGAAAGCTTATCTCTTTGATAAAGT TGTAAATGTTACCCTTGGAGAGAAAGAAGAACGAAATCTGATTACTGGAGTGCACACTGTTGTTGACATATTCTGTGTTGCATGTGGATCCATTGTTGGATGGAAATAT GAGTCTGCTTGTGAGAAAGCTCAGCAGTACAAAGAAGGAAAGTTTATCCTTGAAAGGT TTAAGGTGTTGGGACCTGATGGCAGCCTCTACATGGAACCTCAAGAACCAAATGCTGCTGGATGTGATGTTGATGATGTTGATTTGATCATTTAG